The nucleotide window GTGCCCGTTCTCCAATTCAACTCTAAACATAGCATTTGATAATGCTTCTCTAATTGTTCCGTCTTGCTCAATTGAGGACTGTTTAGCCATATATTATTGATTATTACTTTATTATCCGCCTCCCAAAGCGGGACGCAAAATTAAATAAAATAATTTAATTTTTATTATTTTTCTTTTAAAACTTCGTCTATATATGAAAATGTCGAAAGTATATCCACTTTCCCTTTTTTCACGGCCACCGTATGCTCATAATGGGCCGATGGTTTTCCATCTACGGTTGATACTGTCCAGCCATCATCCCAAAACTTCACCCCTGCACGGCCTGCATTTATCATAGGCTCAATGGCAATCACCATCCCCTCTTCCAGTTTAATGCCGCTGCCGCGTTTACCGTAGTTTGGCACTTCAGGCTTTTCGTGCAGGCGTAAACCCACACCATGGCCAACCAATTCCTTCACTACACCAAACCCGTTGCTTTCAGCGTGTTCCTGCACTGCGTAGCCAATATCGCCAATGCGCTGGCCCACTATGGCTTTCTCTACACCGCGTTCAAGGCATTCTTTGGTAACCTTCATCAGTTTCTGCGCCACCTCGCTTACCTCGCCAACGGCAAAGGTATAAGCTGAATCGCCGTAGTACTTATTCAGGATAACGCCGCAATCAACCGATAGCAAGTCGCCTTCTTTCAACGCGTAATTTCCCGGAAAGCCATGTACTACCTGGTCATTCAAAGAGATGCATAAAGAGTAAGGGAAACCGCTATAGTTTAAAAAGGCAGGCACCCCACCGTTATCACGGATATAGGTTTCTGCCAGCTTATTCAGTTCAATTGTTTTAACACCGGGCGCAACCACCTTAGCAATTTCGCCCAGTGTTTTTGAAACCAGCAAAGAACTTTCTCTTATCAGTTCTATCTCTTCGACAGACTTATAATGGATCTTTGGCATAGTTATTTTTATTTTTTTAGATAACCGGTGGGGTTGTGCCTGCTGCAGTTGGTACTGCGCTGCGGCCTTTAATCCTTCCGGTTTTCATTAACCCATCATAATGACGCATTAATAAATGACTTTCTATTTGCTGCAGGGTATCTAAAACAACGCCCACCAATATAATCAGTGATGTACCACCAAAAAAGCGTGCAAACTGACTGTTAATATGCGCCATATTTGCAAATGCCGGGATGATAGCCACAATAGCCAGGAAAATAGAGCCCGGCAAAGTGATCTTAGAAATTACACCATCCAGGAAGCTTGATGTAGCCTGGCCAGGTTTAACACCCGGGATAAAGCCATTGTTTTTCTTCATATCATCAGCCATTTGGGTTGGGTTAACCGTAATAGCTGTATAAAAGAAAGTGAACAGGATGATCAATATCGCAAACACCAGGTTATGTTGCCATGTAGTATAGTTTGATAAAGCTATAACAATACTGCTTGATGCTATCTTAGGGAAAAACGACCCGATAGTTGCCGGGATAAACATTAACGCTTGCGCGAAAATGATAGGCATTACACCAGCCGCAGTAACTTTTAACGGGATGTACTGACGTACACCACCATATTGCTTGTTACCTACTATGCGTTTAGCATATTGCACAGCAACCTTGCGGGTACCCTGTACAATAAGGATAGTGAACATTACTACCGCCATCAGCGCAACCAACTCAACAATAAAGAAGATCGGGCCGCCGCCGGTACCAATAACTTTATCATTAAACTCGCTGCCAATAGCACCGGGTAACGATGCGATGATACCCACCATAATAATTAATGAGATACCGTTGCCAATACCTTTATCGGTAATTTTCTCGCCCAGCCACATTACAAATAAAGTACCTGCGGTTAAGGTTAAAGTAGTTAACACGGTAAAGTATGGATCTGTCATCAGGTGCCCGTTAGCCGGTATTTGCGAGCGCACATAACCAACAGCCTGCGCCGCGGTAATAAAAATGGTCATGTAGCGTGTCCACTGGTTAATTTTATTCCTGCCGCTTTCACCCTCTTTTTGCATTTTAGTAAAATAAGGAACAGCAATACCCAATAACTGCATCACAATGGATGCAGAAATGTATGGCATTACCCCTAATGCAAAAATAGATGCCCGCGAGAATGACCCACCGGCAAACATATTTAATAAACCAAGCAGGCCTTCTTTACCTTGCTGAGCATTTAGCACATTCGCGTCTACACCAGGTAAAACAACGTATGAACCTACACGGTATATTAAAAGAAATAAGAGTGTGTTAATAATACGCACTCTTAAATCCTCAATTTTCCAGATATTGGATAATGTTGTGAAAAATTTCTTCATCGAAATTTACATTTTAACGATTGAACCGCCGGCTGCTTCAATAGCTTTTTGTGCAGTAGCAGAAAACGCATGTGCTTTAACTTCTAATTTAGCTTTTAGTTCGCCACGGCCTAATACTTTTACCAGGTCGTTTTTAGATGCTAAACCATGTTCTTTCATTACATCAAAATCAATTGCAGTAAGCTTATAGGTGTCTGCCAAAATTTGCAGTGCATCCAGGTTTAAGCTTACATACTCAACGCGGTTAGGATTTTTGAAACCAACCTTAGGCACACGGCGTTGTAATGGCATTTGGCCACCTTCAAAACCTACCTTGGTGCTGGTACCAGAGCGCGACCCTGCGCCTTTGTGGCCACGGGTTGATGTACCGCCACGGCCAGAACCTGTACCACGGCCAATTCTTTTTCTATTTTTAGTAGAACCTTCTGCAGGTTTTAAATTACTTAAGTTCATAATATTAAATATTTTCTACTGCTACCAAATGATTTACTTTACGCACCATACCAATAATAGCAGGTGTAGCTTCAACCTCAACACTTTGGTTAATTTTCTTTAAACCTAAAGCTTCGATGGTTTTTTTCTGGCGCTCACTTCTATCGATCACGCTTTTAATCTGAGTTATTTTGATTTTTGCCATGACTGATTATCCGTTAAATACTTTACCTAAATTAATACCGCGTTGCTGTGCTACAGTATAAGCATCGCGCATTTGCGATAACGCCGATACAGTTGCTTTAACCACGTTGTGCGGGTTTGATGATCCTTTTGATTTAGCTAATACGTTGTGTACGCCGGCCGATTCTAACACGGCACGCATTGCACCACCGGCAATTACACCAGTACCGTTTGCAGCCGGTTTAATAAATACAAAACCACCTGAAAACTTGCCATATTGCTCGTGCGGTACAGTACCATTAATAATTGGCACTTTTACCAGGTTCTTTTTAGCATCATCAACACCTTTGGCAATAGCCTCGGTTACTTCTTTTGCTTTACCTAAACCGTAACCAACAACACCATTCTCATCGCCCACTACCACAATGGCACTGAAGCTGAAAGTACGGCCGCCTTTGGTTACTTTGGCAACACGTTGTATGCTTACCAAGCGGTCTTTTAATTCGATCTCGCTTGTTTTTACTCTTTTTACGTTAATTGTTGACATCTTCTGTTCCGTTTAAAAAATTAAACCACCTTCACGTGCACCTTCAGCCAATGATTTAACACGGCCATGATATAAGTAACCATTACGGTCAAACACTACAGAGGTGATACCTGCTGCAATAGCTTTTTGAGCAACCATTTTGCCAACGGCAACTGATTGATCTGACTTGTTGCCTTTTTCAGCAAAATCTTTTGATAAAGATGATGTTGAAACTAACGTTTTACCGGTTACATCGTCAATGATCTGGGCATAAATACCTTTATTGCTCCTGTACACTGATAAGCGCGGGCGCTCGGCCGAACCAGAAACACGTTTCCGGATGCCTTTTTTTATTCTGTCTCTTCTTGATAGTTTAGCTGCCATGACGATTATTTTTTAGATGCTGATTTACCTGCTTTTCTTCTTAACACCTCGCCAACAAACTTGATACCTTTACCTTTGTAAGGCTCTGGTTTACGTAACGAGCGTATTTTTGCCGCTACCTGACCGATCAGTTGTTTGTCGATTGATTCCAGGATGATGGTTGGGTTTTTACCCTTCTCAGCAGTTGTTGAAACTTTAATTTCTTTTGGCAATTCGAATACATAATGGTGAGAATAACCCAACACTAAATCTAATGTATTGCCGGTATTGGTGGCACGGTAACCTACACCCACTAATTCCTGCTCCACTTTGTAACCTGTGGTTACACCAATTACCATGTTATTTAATAACGCGCGGTATAAACCATGCAGCGCTTTATGACGTTTTTGTTCAGACGGGCGTTGTACTAACAATTGGCCATCTTCCTGTGCAATAGTGATATCACTATCCACAGCCTGCTGCAATTCACCTTTAGGGCCTTTAACGGTTACCAGGTTATCACCTGATACGGTTACAGTAACGCCTGCCGGTAATGCTATAGGTGCTTTTCCTACTCTTGACATTGATTAATTCCTCCTTAAACTATTAATAAACATAGCACAAAACTTCGCCACCTACGTTTTGCTGACGTGCTTCTTTGTCAGACATTACGCCTTTTGATGTAGAGACGATAGCGATACCTAAACCATTTAATACACGTGGCATAGTTGCGGTGCCTGCGTATTTCCTCAAACCTGGTTTACTGATACGCGATATGTTGCGAATAGCCGGGATTTTAGTTATCGGGTGGTATTTCAAAGCAACTTTGATGATGCCCTGAGGACCATTATCCTCAAATTTAAAATTGGCAATGTAACCTTTGTCGAAAAGCACTTTCGTGATTTCCTTCTTCAGATTTGATGCAGGAATTTCAACAACCCTATGGTTGGCCTTAATAGCATTCCTTACTCGTGTAAGATAATCTGCGATTGGATCTGTATTCATTTTTATTGTTTATGATAGTGGTTTCCTTCCCGTAACATCCGGGGCGACCTTCTATCGGTTTGTATTCTTTTTTAAAATCGAGCCGCAAAGGTAGAAAAAAAAGCTAAAAGCAGAAAGCTAAAAGCATAATGCTTTCTCTTTCCTGCTTTTCGCTTTTTCCTATAAGCTTGCGCTCTATCTCTTTCAGGCTTAAAGCTTTTGGCTTTTAGCCTTCAGCTTATTACCAGCTTGCTTTTTTAACTCCCGGTATTTTACCAGCCAGCGCCATCTCGCGGAAAGTTACCCTCGAGATACCGAACTGGCGCATGTAACCACGCGGGCGGCCAGTAAGCTTGCAACGGTTGTGTAATTTTACTGGTGATGCTGCTTTAGGCAATTTGTCTAAACCTTCATAATCACCGGCTGCTTTAAGTGCTGCTCTTTTTTCAGCATACTTAGCAACTAATTTAGCGCGTTTAACTTCACGTGCTTTTACGCCTTCTTTAGCCATTGTTATTTTGATTTTTAAATGGTAAACCAAATTGTTTCAGCAACTCTAATGCTTCAACATCATTTTTTGCCGAGGTTACAAAGGTAATATCCATACCCATAATTTTATTGATCTTGTCAATGTTAATTTCCGGGAAGATAATTTGCTCGGTAACACCTAATGTATAGTTACCGCGGCCGTCGAAACCTTTATCGTTGATGCCTTTAAAGTCACGGATACGTGGCAGGGCAACAGAGATCAGACGATCTAAGAATTCATACATTGTATTATCACGTAAAGTAACGCGTACACCAACCGGCATATTTTTACGTAACTTAAAGTTCGAGATATCTTTTTTAGATTTTGAAGCAACAGCTTGCTGACCGGTAATGGTACTTAACTCGCTAATAGCTACGTCAATCAGTTTTTTATCAGTAGTAGCAGCACCAACACCCTGGTTGATGGCAATTTTCTCCAGTTTCGGAACCTGCATTACACTTTTGTACTGAAATTTATCTTTCAGCGCGGTGCGGATCTCGTCCGAATACTTAGTTTTTAATCTTGGTACGTAAGTCATTACTTAATTTCCTCCCCTGATTTTTTTGCTACCCTTACTAATTTACCTGCATCGTTCTTTTTACGGCCAACGCGGGTTGTTGCACCTGTTTTTGGATCAACCAAAGCCAGGTTTGAGATATGAATAGCGGCTTCCTGCTTAACAATGCCACCGTTAGGGTTGGCAGCGTTAGGTTTGGTATGTTTTGATACCATGTTGGCACCTTCAACAATAGCCCTGTTTTTAGCAATAATAATTTCAACTATTTTGCCTTGTGTACCTTTAGAGTCGCCGGCAATTACCTTAACCAGATCACCTTTTTTGATCTTTAATTTGGCAGGTTTGTTTATTTTCTTTTCCATATTATAATACCTCCGGTGCTAATGATACAATTTTCATGAACTGTTTTTCACGCAATTCCCTTGCTACCGGGCCAAAAATACGGGTACCTCTTGGCTCGTCCTGGTTGTTCAACAAAACGGCTGCGTTATCGTCAAAACGAATATAAGAACCATCTTTACGACGGATTTCTTTTTTAGTCCTAACTACTACTGCTTTAGATACTGTACCTTTTTTAACGTTGCCTGATGGCAATGCGCTTTTTACGGTAACTACAATTTTATCGCCTATTGATGCATACCTTTTACCGGTACCACCCAACACACGGATCACCAGCACTTCTTTAGCGCCACTGTTATCGGCTACATTCAGCCTTGATTCCTGTTGTACCATCTTATTTAGCCCTCTCTAAAATTTGAACCAATCTCCAATTTTTGCTTTTGCTCAATGGGCGGGTTTCCATAATTAATACGGTATCGCCAATACCACAGGTATTGTCTTCATCATGAGCCATAAATTTGGTAGTTTTTTTCACAAACTTACCGTAGATCGGGTGTTTTACTTTACGTTCAACCGCTACAACGATAGATTTTTCCATCTTGTTGCTAACTACCAGGCCGGTACGTGTTTTTCTTAAATTTCTTTCCATTTCCTGATAAATTATTTCGCCTCGGGCGCTGGTGCGGCTTTGCGTTTGGTTAATTCTGTGTTTAAACGGGCGATGTCCTTGCGTACTTTAGTGATACGGGTAGGGTTCTCAATAGCCGAAACCGCGTGCGCGAATTTCAGTTTATTCAGATTTTTCGTTTCCTCGCCAATTCTTGCTGCCAACTCTTCAGTTGATAGCTCTGCAATTTCTGAGTTCTTCATTTGTTAACTTGTTGTATGCCGCAAGTTGTGGGTTGTTGGTTTTGTAAACAGTAAACCCACAACTCATCAACTTACAATTGTTTATATTACACTACAGGTATTCATTAAACTGTTTACCACCTGTAGCTACCACGTTTTTTATGCTTCGGCGTAATCCTTACGAACTACGAACCTTGTTTGTACCGGCAATTTTTGCGCGGCCAGGCGAAGTGCTTCTTTGGCAATATCCAATGGCACACCTTCTGCCTCAAAAATGATCCTTCCGGGGCGTACTACCGCTACCCAATATTCCGGAGCACCTTTACCTTTACCCATACGTACCTCGGCTGGTTTTTTAGTTACCGGTTTGTCAGGGAATATCCTGATCCAAACTTGTCCCTCACGTTTCATGAAACGTGTTACAGCGATACGCGCAGCCTCGATCTGACGGCTGGTGATCCAGGCCGGCTCGAGTGATTTTATACCGAAAGAACCGAAAGATAGTTCAGCACCACGACTGGCGTTGCCCTTCATCTTGCCTTTTTGCATCTTTCTGAACTTCGTTCTTTTTGGCTGTAGCATTTTTTTAAGCTTTTATATTCTAAACGATGTCTATCTCGACTTTGATTCTGTTAATTATCTTCTGCCACCCTGGCCACCACGGTTACCACCGCCTTGTCCGCCACGGTTACCACCCTGGCCTGGGCCACGGTTGCCACCTGGGCCGCCTCTGCGGTCGCCACCCTGGCGACGATCGCCACCACGGTCATTACCGCCACGGCCACCACGGTCGCCAAATGCTGCTGCACCTTCAGGGCGTCCGCCTTTGCCGCTTGCGCTGCTGGTTTGGCCAATGTTAGGCGACAAGTCGCGTTTACCGTAAACCTCGCCTTTGCAAATCCACACTTTAACACCTATTTTACCATAAGTAGTTAAGGCTTCACCTAAAGCGTAGTCGATATCGGCACGGAACGTGTGCAATGGGATACGTCCCTCTTTGTACTGCTCGGTACGGGCCATTTCGGCACCACCTAAGCGGCCTGAAGTCATTACCTTGATACCTTCGGCGCCCATTCTCATGGTTGATGCGATGGTAGTTTTCATGGCACGACGGAAAGAGATACGTGCTTCCAGTTGTTTCGCTATGCTTTCAGCAACTAATTGTGCATCAAGCTCGGGGCGTTTAATCTCGAAGATGTTAATTTGAACGTCCTTTTTAGTCAGTTTCTTTAATTCTTCTTTGATCTTATCAACTTCCTGGCCGCCTTTACCGATAACGATACCCGGACGGGCAGTATGTATTGTAATTGTAATGCGTTTTAAAGTACGTTCGATAACCACTTTAGATACACCGCCTTTTGAAATACGGGCCGAGATGTACTTGCGGATCTTTTCGTCTTCAACTAATTTGTCGGAGTAGTTGTTGCCACCGAACCAGTTAGAATCCCATCCTCTGATGATGCCTAACCTATTACCTATTGGATGTGCTTTTTGTCCCATTTCAAATTAATTGTTAACGTTTTTACTATCCACAATAAGGGTTACGTGGTTTGAGCGCTTGCGGATACGGTATCCCCTTCCTTGCGGTGCAGGGCGTAACCTTTTCAGCTGACGGCCACCGCCTACTGATACTTCGCTTACATATAAAGCGCTGTCCTCAACACGTTTGCCTTCGTTTTTTGCTTCCCAGTTTTTAATTGCCGATAACAACAATTTTTCTACACGGATAGCGGCTTCTTTATTAGTGAACTTTAAAATGTATAAAGCTTTCTCTACGTTTTCGCCACGGATAAGATCCACAACCAAACGCATTTTGCGCGGAGAGGTTGGGCAGTTCTGTAACTTAGCAACAGAAGCGCCGCCTTCCTGGGCTTTCGCCGCTTCTTTGCGTTGTCTGATAGCTACAGACTTTTTAATTTTTGTATTTGCTTCCATTGCCTGTTATTTTTTCTTTTCTGCGTGACCACGGAAGGTACGGGTTGGTGCAAATTCACCTAACTTGTGTCCTACCATGTTTTCTGTTACGTACACAGGGATAAACTTGTTGCCGTTGTGCACTGCAAATGTATGACCCACGAAATCAGGAGAGATCATGGAACGGCGTGACCATGTTTTTACAACCGATTTTTTATTTGATTCATTCAGGGTAAGTACTTTCTTATCCAGGTTATGATCAATATAAGGTCCTTTTTTAATTGAACGAGCCATTATTTCTTCCTTCTTTCAATGATGTAACGATCAGATGATTTCTTTTTATCGCGGGTTTTGAAGCCTTTAGCTAATAAACCTTTGCGTGAACGTGGGTGACCACCTGAAGCACGGCCCTCGCCACCACCCATAGGGTGATCTACCGGGTTCATTGCTACACCACGTACACGTGGGCGGCGGCCCAACCAGCGCTTGCGGCCGGCTTTACCTAACACTTCGTTCGCTTTCTCGGCGTTTGAAACGGTACCAATAGTTGCTAAACAAGTAGCCAGTATCATACGGGTTTCGCCTGAAGGCAATTTGATAACTGCATATTTACCATCGCGGGCAGCAAGCTGCGCGTAAGTACCTGCCGAGCGGGCAATAACCGCGCCCTGGCCAGGGTTCAATTCAATTGCATGAATTAATGAACCCAGTGGTATGCTTTTTAATGGTAAAGTGTTACCAACCTCTGGTGCAACGTTCTCGCCCGACACTACGGTTTGGCCAACTGTTAAACCTGTAGGAGCGATCATGTATCTTTTCTCGCCGTCAGCAAATACTAATAAAGCAATACGTGCCGAGCGGTTTGGATCATACTCAATTGTAGCAACCTTTGCAGGGATGTCAAATTTGTTACGTTTAAAATCGATCAAACGATACGATTTTTTATGGCCACCGCCCAAATAGCGCATGGTCATTTTACCGGAGTTGTTACGTCCGCCTGATTTCTTGATAGCTACTACTAACGTTTTTTCAGGAACGTTGGTGGTAACGTCAGAGTAATCGGCACCTACCCTGAAGCGGGTACCCGGGGTAACCGGTTTAAATCTTTTAACTGCCATCTCCCTTTTTATAAATTGTTATAAAAATCAATTGTCTCACCGTCTTTCAATGTAATAACTGCTTTTTTGTAAGTAGCTATACGGCCGGTTACTACACCAGCTTTAGTTGAACGGCTTTTTAATTTGCCTGCGTATTTCATTGTATTTACGGCAACTACTGTTACACCATACATTTCCTCTACCGCGGCTTTAATTTGTATTTTGTTAGCTCTGTGATCAACCTTGAAAACAAAGCGATTAAGTTTCTCAGTTAACTGAGCTACTTTTTCGGTAAGTAAGGGTTTTGTTAATACTTGCATAATTACTTAGCGAATGCTTCCTCCAAAGTTTTAACAGCACCTGTGGTTAACAGTAATTTGCCGGCGTTCAACACATCATAAGTGTTTAACTGCTCAACCGAAATTACTTTCGTTTTTTTCAGGTTCCTGCTTGATAAATACACATTGTTATTTTCGGCACCGGCTATTACTAATAATGTTTTATCATTAGTAACGTTCAGATCAGCCTCCATTTTAATGTAGCTTTTAGTTTTGATGGTATCAAAGCTAAAATCTTCCAATACTAAAATGTTGTTGTCCTGAGCTTTGTAAGTTAAAGCTGACTTACGAGCCAGTGATTTTAACTTTTTGTTCAGTTTAAAGCTGTAATCGCGCGGCTGCGGACCGAATACACGGCCACCACCATTAAACAATGGAGATTTTACGCTACCGGCACGGGCACCGCCTGTACCTTTTTGTTTATATAATTTGCGGGTTGAACCTGCAATTTCATTACGTTGTTTTGATTTATGCGTACCCTGGCGTTGGTTAGCTAAATATTGCTTAACATCCAGATAGATAGCATGATCATTAGGCTCAATCGCAAAGATCGATTCAGGAAGCTGCACCTTGGCACCTGTTTCTTTACCTGAAACATTTAATACTTTAACTTCCATCTTATTTATCCACTATTACGTATGAACCTTTAGCTCCCGGTACGGAACCTTTAACTACTAACAGGTTTTGCTCAGCGAATACCTTCACCACTTCAAGGTTTTGAACCTTAACACGCACATTACCTGTTTGACCAGCCATACGCATACCTTTAAATACGCGTGAAGGCCATGATGATGCACCCAAAGAACCTGGCGCACGTAAACGGTTGTGCTGACCGTGAGTTTGCATACCCACACCACCAAAACCGTGACGTTTTACCACACCCTGGAAACCTTTACCTTTTGAAGTACCTGCAATATCCACGAAATCGCCTACCTCGAAGATATCAACAGCAACAGTGTCGCCTAATGATTTTTCTTCTTCGAATGATTTGAATTCAACCAGTTTACGTTTTGGGGTAACACCGGCTTTCTGGAAATGGCCTTTTAAAGGTGCGGAAGTGTGTTTGTCCTTTGCTTCACCATATGCTAGCTGAACAGCTGCATATCCGTCTGTTTCTACAGACTTAACGTGGGTTACCACGCAAGGGCCAGCTTCGATCACTGTACAAGGAATGTTCTTCCCTGTCTCGTCGAATATGCTGGTCATACCTACTTTTTTACCAATTAATCCTGACATTTTCTTTATGTTGTTAGTGTCCATCGAAGCAGTAGGGCCTCGTTCAAGACATATTATCCCCCCGAAAGGGACGGCAAAGATAGAAATTTTAAATTAACTGTCAAATAGTTAACCAGTTATTTTTCAAAGTTTTTTGCAGCGATAGTTTTGGGGGAGGCAGGGAGATTATATTTAGAAAATATCAGGGTACCAGATGAGGGAGGTGAGCGATTTCGATGGGTTTGTCATTCCGAACATTCTGATTTAGGTCGATGCCTGCGGTCCGGGCTTTCCGTTGCAATTCCTCGCTACGCTATGCTTTGTTGCGGGATTTCCACTGCAATTCCTATCGCTAAGATCCCTTACGTAGTGCCGAACCCGGTTCAGTATTTATAATATATTCATCCTGATCTATACACGCAGCATTCCTTTTTCTTATCTTTCAGGCACTATATCTTATGAACTTCTATACACGCAAATGGGTTAAGCCCGAAGACTTAAACGCACATGGCACCTTATTTGGCGGCAGTTTGCTTAGCTGGATTGATGAGGAGGCCGCTATTTACGCTATCATACAGCTGGGCACTAATGGCTGCGTAACCAAATATATTTCCGAGATCAACTTTATTAGTTCGGCCAAACAGGGCGATATTATTGAATTGGGGATTAAGGCTACACATTTTGGGCGCACATCATTAACGCTCACCTGCCAGGTGCGCAATAAAATAACCCAGCGGGTGATACTTACGGTTGATAAAATTGTGTTTGTAAGTGTTGATGAGAACGGCACACCTGTCCCGCACGGCAAAACCGAAATACATTATACCGATGAACGCCTGAGGGAAAGTTGAACCTAACCTTTAATTAGCCATATGAATATCCACACCTTATTATCTGTATCACTATTGGTATACTGCACCATAATTTCAGGTTGCACGGGTCCACAAGCGCAAAATAAAATAATCAAACATGCCATTGTTAAAGCCAACAACATATCATCATCAACCGATCATTCCCTGTGGGTTGGTAATTGGGAAAGGCGCGAGTTTCAGGAAGGCGCAGGTATTGAAATAAAAAGCATTGAGGGTGATTCTCTTGTATTCAGCGCCGATGCTCAGAGTGGCGGGCACACCGGTCAGATTGAAGGCAAAGCATTTATTAATGGCAACACGGCTATCTATGTTGACAAAGATATAAAAGGCGCCTCATTTATTATGAAGTTACAAGGCGATTCTGTTATCCAGGCTGAAGAAAAATTTGGCGAGGGCATAGGCTTTGGTGGCATAGGCGTTGGTTTTGGTGGTCGTTTTGTAAACTTAAAATACTTGCCCAAAGAAGGAAAAAAAGAAACGCTGGTTAGCATTAAGATATTAAACGAGCAACAGGATGCCATCTTCCGCAAACTGGTTGATACCAGCTATGATCATTTTGTCGAGAGCACACAGTTAACCGAAGACCGTACCCGCGACAAGGACCTTGACCCTGATTTGCACGCCACTGTATTTGCCTCCGGGGTACGAGGTTTATATACCTTTATGGAAAATATTATAATGATAGATAAGGAAAACACCATTTGGGCGGCAGTATTGAACGGCGAAAAAGTATACTATTTCACTAATAACAAAGCTTACGCGGAAAAGCTACCTAATACCATTGAAGAGTGGCGGTCGCGTTTTAAGGATTACCCGGTAGTTTATATGTCGAAATAGTGGTTATTATCTTCTTACCTGCTGTTGCACAAACCGTATTACCCTTTGCCAGATAGTACCTTTACGATGGCGAAGGAAATGTTTAATGGCCTGGTAAGCCTGCTGATTTTCTTCGATAACATCGGGGAATGAC belongs to Mucilaginibacter boryungensis and includes:
- the rpmD gene encoding 50S ribosomal protein L30 encodes the protein MAKIKITQIKSVIDRSERQKKTIEALGLKKINQSVEVEATPAIIGMVRKVNHLVAVENI
- the rpsE gene encoding 30S ribosomal protein S5, whose amino-acid sequence is MSTINVKRVKTSEIELKDRLVSIQRVAKVTKGGRTFSFSAIVVVGDENGVVGYGLGKAKEVTEAIAKGVDDAKKNLVKVPIINGTVPHEQYGKFSGGFVFIKPAANGTGVIAGGAMRAVLESAGVHNVLAKSKGSSNPHNVVKATVSALSQMRDAYTVAQQRGINLGKVFNG
- the rplE gene encoding 50S ribosomal protein L5: MTYVPRLKTKYSDEIRTALKDKFQYKSVMQVPKLEKIAINQGVGAATTDKKLIDVAISELSTITGQQAVASKSKKDISNFKLRKNMPVGVRVTLRDNTMYEFLDRLISVALPRIRDFKGINDKGFDGRGNYTLGVTEQIIFPEINIDKINKIMGMDITFVTSAKNDVEALELLKQFGLPFKNQNNNG
- the rplO gene encoding 50S ribosomal protein L15; amino-acid sequence: MNLSNLKPAEGSTKNRKRIGRGTGSGRGGTSTRGHKGAGSRSGTSTKVGFEGGQMPLQRRVPKVGFKNPNRVEYVSLNLDALQILADTYKLTAIDFDVMKEHGLASKNDLVKVLGRGELKAKLEVKAHAFSATAQKAIEAAGGSIVKM
- the rplR gene encoding 50S ribosomal protein L18; its protein translation is MAAKLSRRDRIKKGIRKRVSGSAERPRLSVYRSNKGIYAQIIDDVTGKTLVSTSSLSKDFAEKGNKSDQSVAVGKMVAQKAIAAGITSVVFDRNGYLYHGRVKSLAEGAREGGLIF
- the rpsH gene encoding 30S ribosomal protein S8, with amino-acid sequence MNTDPIADYLTRVRNAIKANHRVVEIPASNLKKEITKVLFDKGYIANFKFEDNGPQGIIKVALKYHPITKIPAIRNISRISKPGLRKYAGTATMPRVLNGLGIAIVSTSKGVMSDKEARQQNVGGEVLCYVY
- the map gene encoding type I methionyl aminopeptidase, yielding MPKIHYKSVEEIELIRESSLLVSKTLGEIAKVVAPGVKTIELNKLAETYIRDNGGVPAFLNYSGFPYSLCISLNDQVVHGFPGNYALKEGDLLSVDCGVILNKYYGDSAYTFAVGEVSEVAQKLMKVTKECLERGVEKAIVGQRIGDIGYAVQEHAESNGFGVVKELVGHGVGLRLHEKPEVPNYGKRGSGIKLEEGMVIAIEPMINAGRAGVKFWDDGWTVSTVDGKPSAHYEHTVAVKKGKVDILSTFSYIDEVLKEK
- the secY gene encoding preprotein translocase subunit SecY; this encodes MKKFFTTLSNIWKIEDLRVRIINTLLFLLIYRVGSYVVLPGVDANVLNAQQGKEGLLGLLNMFAGGSFSRASIFALGVMPYISASIVMQLLGIAVPYFTKMQKEGESGRNKINQWTRYMTIFITAAQAVGYVRSQIPANGHLMTDPYFTVLTTLTLTAGTLFVMWLGEKITDKGIGNGISLIIMVGIIASLPGAIGSEFNDKVIGTGGGPIFFIVELVALMAVVMFTILIVQGTRKVAVQYAKRIVGNKQYGGVRQYIPLKVTAAGVMPIIFAQALMFIPATIGSFFPKIASSSIVIALSNYTTWQHNLVFAILIILFTFFYTAITVNPTQMADDMKKNNGFIPGVKPGQATSSFLDGVISKITLPGSIFLAIVAIIPAFANMAHINSQFARFFGGTSLIILVGVVLDTLQQIESHLLMRHYDGLMKTGRIKGRSAVPTAAGTTPPVI
- the rplX gene encoding 50S ribosomal protein L24; translation: MEKKINKPAKLKIKKGDLVKVIAGDSKGTQGKIVEIIIAKNRAIVEGANMVSKHTKPNAANPNGGIVKQEAAIHISNLALVDPKTGATTRVGRKKNDAGKLVRVAKKSGEEIK
- the rpsN gene encoding 30S ribosomal protein S14, whose product is MAKEGVKAREVKRAKLVAKYAEKRAALKAAGDYEGLDKLPKAASPVKLHNRCKLTGRPRGYMRQFGISRVTFREMALAGKIPGVKKASW
- the rplF gene encoding 50S ribosomal protein L6, coding for MSRVGKAPIALPAGVTVTVSGDNLVTVKGPKGELQQAVDSDITIAQEDGQLLVQRPSEQKRHKALHGLYRALLNNMVIGVTTGYKVEQELVGVGYRATNTGNTLDLVLGYSHHYVFELPKEIKVSTTAEKGKNPTIILESIDKQLIGQVAAKIRSLRKPEPYKGKGIKFVGEVLRRKAGKSASKK